A single window of Chitinophagales bacterium DNA harbors:
- a CDS encoding LytTR family DNA-binding domain-containing protein has protein sequence MKVLIIEDEFAAAKRLQRLIQNINPDIEIIEVLDSIETAVEWLQNHTHPDLMFLDIHLADGSSFEIFQQVHIITPIVFTTAYDQYALQAFQHNSIDYLLKPIKQEDLSKAIDKYQKRYGETSPAIDYQKLAQALQLQSANRQTRFLVRFGQTLLAIDIKDVAYCYTENKTNFIITFNNKKYVIDQYLDELENILDTQKFFRINRQFIVNFDAITGMYAYSKSRVKLDLKPPFEGADTVVSTQRSPIFKQWLIGK, from the coding sequence ATGAAAGTACTCATCATTGAAGACGAATTTGCAGCAGCAAAACGACTACAAAGACTTATTCAGAACATCAATCCCGACATTGAAATCATCGAAGTATTAGACAGCATCGAAACCGCAGTAGAGTGGCTTCAAAATCATACGCATCCAGATTTAATGTTTCTCGATATACATCTTGCCGATGGTTCAAGCTTTGAAATTTTCCAACAAGTTCATATAATCACTCCCATTGTATTTACCACCGCCTATGACCAATATGCCCTTCAAGCCTTCCAACACAATAGCATAGACTACCTATTGAAGCCCATAAAACAAGAAGACCTATCGAAAGCCATTGACAAATACCAAAAAAGATATGGTGAAACTTCTCCTGCGATTGATTATCAAAAATTAGCCCAAGCGCTGCAATTACAATCTGCCAACCGTCAAACTCGCTTCTTAGTTCGATTTGGCCAAACACTCTTAGCAATAGACATAAAAGACGTAGCCTATTGTTATACTGAAAATAAAACCAACTTTATCATCACCTTTAACAACAAAAAATACGTCATAGACCAATACCTCGACGAACTCGAAAACATCCTAGATACCCAAAAATTCTTCCGCATCAACCGCCAATTCATTGTCAACTTTGATGCCATCACAGGAATGTACGCTTATTCAAAATCTAGGGTCAAACTCGACTTAAAACCTCCTTTTGAAGGAGCAGATACCGTAGTCAGCACCCAACGCTCCCCAATATTCAAACAGTGGCTAATAGGTAAGTAA
- a CDS encoding two-component regulator propeller domain-containing protein encodes MWKSTPNLRIERQNEEKSAKKEIRNWSIKCPSIASIHFFHSHSKIGTALFFLLLLFIISSKIYAQTPHFKTYEISKENRQLKPQILFQDSKGFIWLGTSEGLYQYNGIDFHLFPLADSLFTKTTQSVTAIFEDQKERLWVGFQNGIIASFQNLQWTLFEPEEGLPKVPITAIEQDPYGTMWFATYGEGLYYYLPIALQNSSPTSLFIPNRLYNINIEEGLSSNDLYDIAVGKNGKIWAATDSGISICSIEEGKKHIELKDMTDGLPDNLIQQIEADKNGNLWIGTNDKGVCQYRFEEEHFYISPQMKDWIWGSIKSLEVQEQEVWIGTQQNGLIQYVLQSSEYFRAYNQDTDYTFGMTNSVLADWEGNIWFTGSSNVLHSTNRKFEFIQQHEGVSFNHIEAILSDSQNNIWFSNKEGLFRHSIHFTGFNVLEHCIKSSDYSDLHIIAIYEDIQGYIWLGTFGKGVYRLNPKNKHLQHLTESEGLINNNVLSISGKDAEIWLATLGGVSKCILDKSSNSDTASLQFENYDKNSGLGNNYIYSTLADSKGRIWFATDGQGITVLEKGNFTNYADNVGLKGKVVYSIAEDKQGNIWFSTANAGIYRFDGIEFKNFDLREGLRERQISSIAMDGQNNLLIAHRQGIDLLNTETLTLTYYGQEVGLNDITPALNAISKDPQGNIWLGTQNSIIKYLQLADSLQLQPTTHINQVFVFLEPIVPKSHLSFPYYQNHISFDYIGLWYTHPEQVTYQHQLEGYDREWINTKDKFVTYPNLPAGDYIFKLRSSIHPNFKEAAITEYAFRIRPAFWETTWFILIIVILSIITIYYTTTIREARLKKEQALEQQQLRFQLDALKNQINPHFLFNSFNTLLNVIEENQTQAAKYVEKLSDFFRTILTHRDKDLITLEEELALIQDYYYIQQHRYGTNFQLNVHVDPAKTKKMLPPLTLQMLLENAVKHNIISKRKPLTVDIYNEGDSLFVKNPLQLRKVSQPSTKVGLQNIQKRYELLTEQQIHIEEIDGFFVVKLPLL; translated from the coding sequence ATGTGGAAATCAACGCCCAATTTGAGAATTGAAAGACAAAATGAGGAGAAATCCGCAAAGAAGGAGATAAGAAATTGGTCAATCAAATGCCCCTCTATCGCTTCTATTCATTTCTTCCATTCCCATTCTAAAATCGGTACTGCTCTTTTTTTCCTCTTACTGCTATTTATCATTTCCTCCAAGATATATGCTCAAACTCCTCACTTCAAAACCTATGAAATCAGCAAAGAAAACCGTCAATTGAAGCCTCAAATATTGTTTCAAGACAGCAAAGGTTTTATTTGGTTGGGCACTTCCGAAGGTTTGTACCAATACAATGGGATTGACTTTCACTTGTTTCCATTAGCCGACTCCCTTTTTACGAAAACAACTCAAAGCGTGACGGCTATTTTTGAAGACCAAAAAGAACGATTGTGGGTGGGTTTTCAAAATGGCATCATCGCCTCTTTCCAAAACCTTCAATGGACACTCTTTGAGCCAGAAGAAGGATTGCCAAAAGTTCCGATTACTGCTATCGAACAAGACCCTTATGGCACGATGTGGTTTGCCACCTATGGCGAAGGTTTGTATTATTATCTTCCCATTGCCCTCCAAAATTCTTCTCCTACATCGCTTTTCATCCCCAATCGCCTCTACAATATCAATATAGAAGAAGGTTTGAGTAGCAACGATTTGTACGATATTGCAGTGGGCAAAAACGGAAAGATTTGGGCAGCAACTGACAGTGGTATCAGTATTTGCAGCATAGAAGAAGGTAAAAAACACATCGAATTGAAAGACATGACCGATGGTTTGCCCGATAATTTGATACAACAAATTGAAGCAGATAAAAACGGAAATTTGTGGATTGGAACCAACGATAAAGGTGTTTGTCAATACCGATTTGAAGAAGAACACTTTTACATTTCGCCTCAAATGAAAGATTGGATTTGGGGCAGTATCAAAAGTTTGGAGGTACAGGAGCAAGAAGTTTGGATAGGCACTCAACAAAACGGCTTGATACAGTACGTTTTGCAATCCAGTGAATATTTTAGGGCATACAATCAAGACACTGATTATACGTTTGGTATGACCAACAGCGTGTTGGCAGATTGGGAGGGAAATATATGGTTTACAGGCAGCAGCAATGTCCTACACAGCACCAACCGCAAGTTTGAATTTATCCAACAGCATGAAGGCGTATCTTTTAACCATATTGAAGCCATCTTGAGTGATAGTCAAAACAATATATGGTTCAGCAACAAAGAAGGACTTTTTCGACACAGCATCCATTTTACAGGCTTCAATGTTTTGGAACACTGCATCAAATCAAGTGATTATTCTGACCTCCACATTATTGCCATTTACGAGGATATACAGGGCTATATATGGTTGGGGACATTTGGCAAAGGAGTTTATCGCCTCAATCCCAAGAACAAACACTTGCAACATTTAACAGAATCAGAAGGACTTATTAACAACAATGTCTTGTCCATTTCTGGTAAAGATGCAGAAATTTGGTTGGCTACTTTGGGGGGAGTATCTAAGTGTATTTTGGACAAATCAAGTAATTCTGATACAGCTTCTCTTCAATTTGAAAACTACGACAAAAACAGCGGCTTGGGCAATAATTACATTTACAGTACCTTAGCCGATTCCAAAGGACGTATTTGGTTTGCAACAGATGGTCAAGGAATTACAGTTTTAGAAAAGGGTAATTTCACCAATTATGCCGACAATGTGGGATTGAAGGGAAAAGTAGTGTATTCCATTGCAGAAGACAAACAGGGAAATATTTGGTTCAGCACTGCCAATGCGGGAATTTATCGTTTTGATGGCATAGAGTTTAAAAACTTTGATTTGCGAGAGGGCTTGCGAGAACGGCAAATTTCGAGCATTGCGATGGATGGTCAAAACAATTTATTGATTGCTCACCGACAAGGGATTGACCTACTCAATACCGAAACCCTAACCCTTACCTATTATGGACAAGAGGTGGGTCTCAATGATATTACCCCTGCCCTCAATGCCATCTCCAAAGACCCACAAGGCAATATTTGGCTGGGAACACAAAACAGCATTATCAAATACTTGCAATTAGCAGACTCCCTTCAATTGCAGCCAACTACCCATATCAACCAGGTATTTGTATTTTTGGAGCCAATTGTTCCAAAATCCCATCTAAGCTTTCCCTACTACCAAAATCATATCTCTTTCGATTACATTGGTTTGTGGTACACACATCCCGAACAAGTCACCTATCAACATCAATTAGAAGGTTATGACCGAGAATGGATAAATACCAAAGATAAGTTTGTTACCTATCCCAATCTTCCTGCGGGTGATTATATCTTCAAACTGCGCTCATCTATCCACCCCAATTTCAAAGAGGCTGCCATTACCGAATATGCTTTCAGGATTCGTCCTGCTTTTTGGGAAACAACTTGGTTTATTCTAATAATTGTCATTTTAAGCATTATTACCATTTACTATACCACTACTATTCGAGAAGCACGACTCAAGAAAGAGCAAGCATTGGAGCAGCAACAGCTTCGCTTTCAGTTGGATGCACTAAAAAACCAAATCAATCCCCACTTTCTTTTCAACAGCTTCAATACCCTGCTCAATGTTATTGAAGAAAACCAAACACAAGCAGCAAAATACGTAGAAAAACTATCCGATTTTTTCCGTACCATTCTTACTCATCGAGATAAAGATTTGATTACTTTGGAGGAAGAACTCGCACTCATTCAAGATTATTACTACATCCAACAGCACAGATATGGCACTAATTTTCAATTGAATGTACATGTTGATCCTGCCAAAACCAAAAAAATGTTGCCCCCCTTGACCCTGCAAATGCTACTCGAAAATGCGGTCAAACACAACATCATTTCCAAGCGCAAACCCCTGACAGTCGACATCTACAATGAAGGCGATTCTTTATTCGTCAAAAATCCCCTTCAACTCCGTAAAGTTTCTCAACCTTCTACCAAAGTTGGGCTGCAAAATATCCAAAAACGCTACGAATTGCTCACAGAACAGCAAATCCACATTGAAGAAATAGATGGATTTTTTGTTGTAAAACTCCCGTTGCTGTAA
- a CDS encoding helix-turn-helix domain-containing protein, translated as MQNVILSPISISEIRNLLKEVVEQALLEQFKQRQDQTNQKTIFNFIEGCQYIGISKSHGYKLTSGGLIPFSKRGKRIYFDKGELDKWLLENKVKGVAELEAETNDYLTKKRGEL; from the coding sequence ATGCAAAACGTTATTTTATCTCCTATTTCAATAAGCGAAATTAGGAATCTACTAAAAGAAGTTGTCGAACAAGCCTTATTAGAACAATTCAAGCAACGACAAGACCAGACCAACCAAAAAACCATCTTCAATTTTATCGAAGGATGCCAATACATCGGTATCAGTAAATCACATGGTTATAAATTGACCAGTGGAGGATTAATACCTTTCAGTAAGAGAGGTAAAAGGATTTACTTTGATAAAGGGGAATTGGATAAATGGTTATTGGAGAATAAGGTAAAAGGAGTTGCAGAATTAGAGGCAGAAACCAATGATTATTTAACTAAAAAAAGGGGTGAATTATGA
- a CDS encoding PepSY-like domain-containing protein, with amino-acid sequence MKKLVVILLTIVSTLSFTACESDLQSLENETAQSSKAETVSMASLPASITNYVQSHYPNATITRARLDKQNRYKIDLSNNLQLYFTNNGTFIKAEAGDDTNDNNSPDDNGGNGNDDNSPDDNGGNGNDDNIGNVNSLPANISSYITSNYPNTTVREVKRNDIGTYRIDLSDGTDLYFNAQGTFLFYELENDNEATISASSLPAKARNYIATNYANTSIKKAKRMQAGSYRVDLKNSLRLFFDQSGNFVWKK; translated from the coding sequence ATGAAAAAGTTAGTAGTAATTTTATTAACAATCGTAAGTACCCTGTCTTTCACCGCATGTGAAAGCGACCTACAATCACTCGAAAACGAAACTGCTCAATCCAGCAAAGCAGAAACAGTAAGCATGGCTAGTTTACCTGCTTCTATTACCAACTATGTGCAGTCACACTACCCCAACGCAACCATCACCAGAGCAAGATTAGACAAACAAAACCGCTACAAAATTGACCTTAGCAACAACCTCCAACTCTACTTTACCAACAACGGTACTTTCATTAAAGCGGAAGCGGGAGATGATACAAATGACAACAATTCTCCAGACGATAACGGCGGAAATGGAAACGATGACAATTCTCCAGACGATAACGGCGGAAATGGAAACGATGACAACATAGGCAATGTCAATAGTTTACCTGCCAATATCAGCAGTTACATAACAAGCAACTACCCAAATACTACTGTAAGAGAAGTAAAGCGCAACGATATTGGAACCTACAGAATTGACCTTTCCGATGGCACAGACCTGTACTTCAATGCACAAGGAACGTTCTTGTTTTACGAACTCGAAAACGACAACGAAGCAACCATTTCAGCATCCAGCCTACCTGCCAAAGCCCGCAACTACATCGCTACCAATTACGCCAATACCAGCATTAAAAAAGCAAAAAGAATGCAAGCAGGCAGTTATCGAGTAGATTTAAAAAATAGCTTGCGATTGTTTTTCGACCAAAGCGGCAATTTTGTTTGGAAAAAATAG
- a CDS encoding site-specific integrase produces MASIKIIQKNRILANGESPIYLRITINRKKKLISLGLSCKQNQWNSSSESFRRNHKSHQARNTLLTNYKKKALDIIDRYGLDGKELTLVQFENEFRGQKKTDVRNVYSFWNDKIEDLKKSGQTGNSTVYDETLKSFFNFYPNNKIKFEDITATILEKYEIHLRSRGGTGGGISVKMRTIRAVYNDAIKKKLVKREHYPFEVYKISKLKGGNNKKALSREDVRKIENLDLLNYSHLVDARNYFVFSYYTRGMNFVDMMKLTWNNLHNNTIFYTRSKTKGNFVIKILPPVQKIIDYYQSQERPTQYVFPILLQDDLKPNQIDNRKKKTLKQYNKYLKEIGQIIGISQPLTSYVARHSFATNLKQTGISIAVISETLGHQSQEITETYLKAFENDVLDEAVQGLL; encoded by the coding sequence ATGGCAAGTATCAAAATAATCCAGAAAAATAGAATCTTAGCAAATGGTGAATCTCCTATCTATTTGAGGATTACCATTAATCGAAAGAAGAAACTTATCTCATTGGGTTTATCTTGTAAACAAAATCAATGGAATAGTTCAAGTGAGTCTTTTAGGAGAAATCACAAAAGCCACCAAGCAAGAAACACCTTACTCACCAATTACAAGAAAAAAGCATTAGACATCATTGATAGGTATGGATTGGATGGAAAAGAACTTACTTTGGTTCAGTTTGAAAATGAGTTTAGGGGGCAAAAAAAAACGGATGTAAGGAACGTTTACAGCTTTTGGAATGATAAGATTGAAGATTTGAAAAAGTCAGGGCAAACAGGTAATTCAACCGTCTATGATGAGACATTAAAATCATTCTTCAATTTCTATCCAAATAACAAAATAAAATTTGAGGATATTACAGCCACCATTTTAGAGAAGTATGAAATTCATTTGAGAAGTAGAGGAGGAACAGGAGGAGGCATAAGCGTAAAAATGCGAACTATTAGAGCCGTTTACAATGATGCTATCAAAAAGAAATTGGTCAAAAGGGAACATTATCCTTTTGAGGTTTACAAAATCTCCAAATTGAAAGGAGGCAACAATAAAAAGGCTTTGAGTCGTGAAGATGTTAGGAAGATTGAAAATTTAGACCTCCTCAATTATTCTCATTTGGTGGATGCTCGAAACTACTTTGTCTTTTCCTACTATACCAGAGGAATGAACTTTGTGGATATGATGAAATTGACTTGGAATAACCTCCACAATAATACCATCTTTTATACACGCTCCAAAACCAAAGGGAATTTTGTAATTAAGATACTACCACCTGTTCAAAAAATTATTGATTACTACCAATCACAAGAAAGACCTACTCAATATGTATTCCCAATATTGCTTCAAGATGATTTGAAACCCAATCAAATTGACAACCGAAAGAAAAAGACTTTGAAGCAGTATAACAAATACCTTAAAGAAATTGGTCAAATCATTGGTATATCTCAACCCCTAACAAGTTATGTTGCTCGACATAGCTTTGCAACCAACCTAAAACAAACAGGCATTTCTATTGCAGTCATTAGCGAAACATTAGGACATCAATCCCAAGAAATAACAGAAACTTACTTGAAAGCATTTGAAAATGATGTGTTGGATGAAGCAGTACAAGGATTACTTTAA
- a CDS encoding YceI family protein yields the protein MRIASTLIGIFIMCCTPIGSFAQNQNNLRQINSGTIYFKSDAPLELIEAQSKSLKGIIDTKQRTFAYTVSIESFEGFNSPLQREHFNENYMETNLFPKATFSGKIIENVDFESDGVYEVRAKGKLNIHGVEQERIIKATLQINGGQMEVHSKFTVPLTDHNITIPRIVEQKIATEIYVEINAQFEN from the coding sequence ATGCGAATTGCCTCCACCCTAATAGGGATATTTATAATGTGTTGTACTCCTATCGGTTCTTTTGCCCAAAACCAAAACAACCTCCGTCAAATAAACTCAGGTACTATTTATTTCAAATCCGATGCACCTTTAGAACTCATTGAAGCACAATCGAAATCATTGAAGGGAATTATTGATACCAAACAGCGCACATTTGCTTACACCGTTTCGATCGAGAGTTTCGAAGGGTTCAACAGCCCATTGCAGCGAGAACACTTCAATGAAAATTACATGGAAACCAACCTATTTCCCAAGGCAACTTTTTCAGGAAAGATAATTGAAAATGTGGATTTTGAATCAGATGGAGTATATGAAGTTCGTGCCAAAGGAAAATTGAATATTCATGGAGTTGAACAGGAACGCATCATCAAAGCTACCCTCCAAATTAATGGAGGACAAATGGAAGTTCATTCCAAATTCACCGTACCTTTGACCGACCACAACATCACCATTCCAAGGATTGTAGAACAAAAAATAGCCACTGAAATATATGTGGAAATCAACGCCCAATTTGAGAATTGA
- a CDS encoding c-type cytochrome domain-containing protein, with protein sequence MKTKHLLINYFLIIGLFTLLLAITACEHEPIIPDPIGEPIDTTTTEPIDTTDTNPVDTTNTGTPCEDGIIYFEKDVLPIFLSNCAFSGCHDAATATKGVILDSYENVVNTADIKPFDLEAGDLYENITENDPNKIMPPPPNAPLTSNQIFTISQWLLQGAKNLTCDELGTGGSGCNTENITFSQNVFPIIESNCLGCHSGGAPSGNVNLTNYANIKTLAINGRLYGAISRQSGFTPMPFNLPKLPECQIEQIKTWIDAGALND encoded by the coding sequence ATGAAAACCAAACACCTCCTCATAAACTACTTCCTAATCATCGGACTATTCACCCTCCTACTCGCCATCACCGCCTGCGAACACGAACCCATTATACCCGACCCAATAGGAGAACCAATAGACACCACAACCACCGAACCCATTGATACCACCGACACAAACCCTGTTGACACCACCAATACAGGAACACCCTGCGAAGATGGAATCATATACTTTGAAAAAGACGTGTTGCCTATTTTCCTCTCCAATTGCGCCTTCAGTGGATGTCACGATGCTGCAACAGCAACCAAAGGAGTCATTTTAGATTCATACGAAAATGTGGTAAACACAGCAGATATAAAACCCTTCGATTTAGAAGCAGGTGACCTCTATGAAAACATCACCGAAAACGACCCCAACAAAATCATGCCTCCACCCCCAAACGCACCCCTCACCTCCAATCAAATATTCACCATTTCCCAATGGCTCCTACAGGGAGCAAAAAATCTTACTTGCGATGAATTAGGCACAGGCGGAAGCGGCTGCAATACCGAAAACATCACCTTCTCTCAAAATGTCTTCCCCATCATCGAAAGCAATTGTTTGGGCTGTCACAGCGGAGGCGCACCTTCTGGAAATGTCAATCTCACCAACTACGCCAACATCAAAACCCTAGCCATCAATGGGCGATTGTACGGAGCAATAAGCCGTCAAAGCGGATTCACACCAATGCCCTTCAATCTTCCAAAACTGCCCGAATGCCAGATTGAGCAAATAAAGACTTGGATAGATGCGGGAGCATTGAATGATTAG
- a CDS encoding PepSY-like domain-containing protein encodes MTRLILVSVAAFFITFTACQKEALPPLDTQNDSELLQKAAFTNNSGNPIAVSDLPYEVQKYLKITYPTAPMIGSYFNDDGYYFVLFKSDLILYFKANGVYMKAITMEGNSTNIPNEVLPDKALKYLKITYPENPIGHTFKTNNNQFQVFLSDGMFIYFDEYGTFMEDSNGGSGTGNDNDTDTEVEEEADIFVALNELPNNTQKYLKIYFSMYEFGKAFKNTKGYKAYMENELLLYFDPNGAYLSADLSNAPNAIISKIMDFEELPIAAIKFVKNNYPEATPYYTFKQSNEQYRVQLSNNLIIYFNMQGEVLEIVEI; translated from the coding sequence ATGACACGTTTAATCCTAGTTTCAGTAGCGGCTTTTTTTATCACTTTTACAGCTTGTCAAAAAGAGGCTTTACCTCCTTTAGATACTCAAAACGACAGCGAACTTCTGCAAAAAGCAGCTTTTACAAACAACTCAGGAAATCCCATTGCAGTAAGCGATTTACCCTATGAGGTTCAAAAATACCTCAAGATTACCTATCCTACTGCTCCCATGATTGGTAGTTATTTCAACGATGATGGTTATTATTTTGTGCTTTTCAAAAGCGACTTGATATTGTACTTCAAAGCAAATGGAGTATATATGAAAGCAATCACTATGGAAGGCAACAGCACCAACATACCCAACGAAGTATTGCCAGATAAAGCCCTAAAATACCTAAAAATCACCTATCCCGAAAATCCCATTGGGCATACATTTAAGACCAATAACAATCAATTTCAAGTATTTTTATCAGATGGAATGTTTATTTATTTCGATGAATATGGAACATTTATGGAGGACAGCAATGGAGGAAGCGGCACAGGAAATGACAACGATACGGACACCGAAGTTGAAGAAGAAGCGGATATATTTGTAGCATTGAATGAACTGCCAAACAATACCCAAAAATACCTCAAAATATATTTTTCAATGTATGAATTTGGCAAAGCCTTCAAAAATACAAAAGGTTACAAAGCGTATATGGAGAATGAATTGTTACTTTATTTCGACCCAAACGGTGCGTATCTATCAGCAGATTTGAGCAATGCCCCCAATGCCATAATCAGTAAAATAATGGACTTCGAAGAGTTACCAATTGCTGCGATTAAGTTTGTCAAAAACAATTACCCCGAAGCAACCCCCTATTACACCTTCAAACAAAGCAATGAACAATATAGAGTCCAACTTTCCAATAACCTTATTATCTACTTCAATATGCAAGGTGAAGTGTTAGAAATTGTGGAAATATAG
- a CDS encoding PKD domain-containing protein, giving the protein MKNAYSIILFLLFSLLSSFHSQSLYAQNCTASFDYQMNGLTVTFSDLSTTTSGTITNWSWDFGDGVGSISNDQNPVHTFSTAGDYTICLTITDSNNCTNTFCLDNAEIFACKAAFTADLNGLEVNFTDQSLTTDGSTITSWSWDFDDGGTSNQQNPIHTFSEEDKYKICLTITTSSGCSNELCADVEICEVNLSVSINPNCNANNEVAVTITATDVFDNAKDIDILVDGVIQAGGPYPIDATTPVTQTFNIPGDGLQHTISVQSTDIGSCATNTTITVPDCSSDCFLSAINVSYANPSTTNIQIGDNFFSPSNVTLEVGDTAHFQWVGSGHSTTSDATTGPDSWNSGVIDIGSTYDVQLQTPAIHNYYCIPHGGPNGTGMSGTIVANCPTNNQVTLAISFNTTIANPSGFNLYVDNVLDTGSPYTYSGTGANTFNYTLNGDGTNHIFRIEDINDSTCDIEKNFNAPDCGAAPSCTLSLSTTQTSGCNTANQVPYELNITSINGGANGFNVLVDGVITSTQTYNASGTTIVNLNLSGDGQSHTIEVQDVDDSTCSASTTTILPDCFAVCDLTNLNISTGSVTTHIIEVQDFQFFPANISITLGDIVDFQWTGAVAHTTTSDATTGVDAWDSGLLNQDASFQVTPTTLGNHPYYCTPHGAPNGVECQE; this is encoded by the coding sequence ATGAAAAACGCTTACTCCATAATACTTTTTTTGCTCTTTTCACTCTTATCCAGTTTTCATTCCCAATCCCTATATGCCCAAAACTGCACCGCCAGTTTCGACTACCAAATGAACGGCTTAACCGTCACCTTTTCTGACCTATCCACCACCACATCAGGAACGATAACCAATTGGTCATGGGATTTTGGTGATGGTGTAGGCAGCATCTCCAATGACCAAAATCCTGTCCATACTTTTTCAACAGCAGGCGATTACACTATCTGCCTCACCATTACAGACTCCAACAACTGCACCAACACCTTTTGCTTAGACAATGCAGAAATATTTGCCTGCAAAGCCGCTTTCACTGCCGACCTCAATGGCTTAGAAGTCAATTTTACAGACCAATCCCTCACCACCGACGGAAGCACCATCACCTCTTGGTCATGGGATTTTGACGATGGAGGAACATCCAACCAACAAAACCCCATCCACACCTTTAGCGAAGAGGACAAATACAAAATTTGTTTAACAATAACCACATCTTCAGGCTGCAGCAATGAACTTTGCGCCGATGTCGAAATATGTGAAGTCAACCTATCCGTTTCCATCAATCCCAACTGCAATGCCAACAACGAAGTAGCCGTCACCATAACCGCCACCGATGTATTCGACAATGCCAAAGACATAGACATTTTAGTAGATGGAGTCATTCAAGCAGGCGGACCTTATCCCATAGATGCCACCACTCCCGTCACCCAAACCTTCAATATTCCAGGCGATGGACTGCAGCATACCATAAGCGTACAATCCACCGATATAGGCAGTTGCGCCACCAACACTACCATCACCGTACCCGATTGCAGTTCAGATTGTTTTCTTTCTGCCATCAATGTCAGCTACGCCAATCCAAGTACCACCAACATTCAAATCGGCGACAATTTTTTCAGCCCCAGCAATGTCACACTTGAAGTAGGCGACACCGCTCATTTTCAATGGGTAGGCTCAGGACACTCGACCACTTCCGATGCCACCACAGGACCAGACAGTTGGAATTCAGGAGTCATAGACATAGGCTCAACCTACGATGTCCAACTCCAAACACCCGCCATTCACAACTACTACTGCATTCCTCATGGCGGCCCCAACGGTACAGGAATGTCAGGAACAATCGTTGCCAACTGCCCCACAAATAACCAAGTCACCTTAGCCATTTCCTTCAATACCACCATAGCCAATCCAAGTGGTTTCAATCTTTATGTGGACAATGTGTTGGACACTGGAAGCCCTTACACCTATAGCGGAACGGGAGCAAACACCTTCAACTATACCTTAAATGGCGATGGAACAAACCATATTTTTCGCATTGAAGACATAAACGATTCCACCTGCGACATCGAAAAAAACTTCAATGCGCCCGATTGCGGAGCAGCACCAAGTTGCACCCTTTCCCTTTCTACCACCCAAACATCAGGCTGCAATACTGCCAACCAAGTTCCCTACGAATTAAATATTACAAGCATCAACGGAGGAGCGAATGGCTTCAATGTATTGGTGGATGGAGTCATTACTTCTACACAAACCTACAATGCAAGTGGCACAACAATTGTCAATCTGAATCTTTCGGGCGATGGACAAAGCCACACGATTGAAGTACAGGATGTGGACGATTCGACTTGTTCGGCAAGCACCACAACTATACTTCCAGACTGTTTTGCGGTATGTGATTTGACCAACCTCAACATCAGCACAGGTTCTGTCACCACCCACATCATCGAAGTCCAAGACTTCCAGTTTTTCCCTGCAAATATCAGCATCACCTTAGGCGACATTGTTGATTTCCAGTGGACAGGCGCAGTAGCCCACACCACGACTTCCGATGCCACGACAGGCGTAGATGCTTGGGATTCAGGACTATTGAATCAAGACGCAAGTTTTCAAGTGACCCCTACGACTTTGGGCAATCACCCTTACTACTGCACTCCGCATGGCGCACCGAATGGCGTGGAATGTCAGGAGTGA